A window of the Streptomyces sp. Ag109_O5-10 genome harbors these coding sequences:
- a CDS encoding ROK family transcriptional regulator: MAASDVVEEQEQPWSRRRLRSANERLLLDRLRLLGSASRAQLARETGLSKPTVSSALAALESAGLVHEVGTHVPERGRTAVLYAPDPAAGFALGIDVGRGWLRVAVADLDGTLVARSDVRNRARGSGAMADLLVATARQVVAGSGVDPAAVVHGVVGTPGVYDERQRRVRYAMHLPGWGRAGLFDRMREELGVPLEVHNDANLAALGEYTYGVGAGSRLFAYIMIGTGLGMGVVSEGRLFTGARGLAGEIGFLPWPGRQRGPERLEDAVSGVAVVETARRLGMTGQLTAKSVFDAARLGDPAAAEAVRLEGERIAHTVAAAAAVLDPDLVVLGGGVGHSVDLLLRPVREHLRTLTPLRPKLAPSRLGEDAVLLGAVATALGTARDMVFDRRSGAS, from the coding sequence ATGGCCGCCAGCGACGTCGTAGAGGAGCAGGAGCAGCCCTGGAGCCGGCGGCGCCTGCGCAGCGCCAACGAGCGGCTGCTGCTTGACCGGCTGCGCCTGCTCGGCTCCGCCTCCCGCGCCCAGCTGGCCCGCGAGACGGGCCTGTCGAAGCCGACGGTGTCCAGCGCGCTCGCCGCGCTGGAGTCGGCGGGCCTGGTCCACGAGGTCGGCACCCACGTGCCCGAGCGCGGCCGCACGGCCGTCCTGTACGCGCCGGACCCGGCGGCCGGGTTCGCGCTCGGCATCGACGTGGGCCGCGGCTGGCTGCGGGTGGCGGTCGCCGATCTCGACGGCACCCTGGTCGCCCGCTCGGACGTGCGCAACCGGGCCCGGGGCTCGGGGGCGATGGCCGACCTGCTGGTCGCCACCGCCCGGCAGGTGGTCGCCGGCTCCGGGGTGGATCCGGCCGCGGTGGTGCACGGGGTGGTGGGCACGCCGGGCGTGTACGACGAGCGGCAGCGCCGGGTGCGGTACGCGATGCATCTGCCCGGGTGGGGGCGCGCGGGCCTGTTCGACCGGATGCGCGAGGAGCTGGGCGTCCCGCTGGAGGTGCACAACGACGCCAACCTGGCGGCCCTCGGCGAGTACACGTACGGCGTCGGGGCGGGCAGCCGGCTGTTCGCGTACATCATGATCGGCACCGGTCTCGGGATGGGCGTGGTCAGCGAGGGGCGGCTGTTCACCGGGGCGCGCGGGCTCGCCGGGGAGATCGGTTTCCTGCCCTGGCCGGGGCGGCAGCGGGGGCCGGAGCGGCTGGAGGACGCGGTGTCGGGGGTGGCCGTGGTCGAGACCGCGCGGCGGCTGGGGATGACCGGGCAGCTCACCGCGAAGTCCGTGTTCGACGCGGCCCGCCTGGGCGATCCGGCAGCCGCCGAGGCGGTACGCCTCGAGGGCGAGCGGATCGCGCACACGGTGGCCGCGGCCGCGGCCGTGCTCGACCCCGACCTGGTGGTGCTCGGCGGCGGCGTCGGACACAGCGTCGACCTGCTGCTGCGCCCGGTGCGCGAGCACCTGCGCACCCTCACCCCGCTGCGCCCGAAGCTGGCACCGAGCCGGCTCGGCGAGGACGCGGTGCTGCTCGGCGCGGTGGCGACCGCCCTGGGCACCGCCCGTGACATGGTGTTCGATCGCAGGTCGGGCGCTTCCTGA
- a CDS encoding exo-beta-D-glucosaminidase, with the protein MFPRRAPGHRLATAAVALGLLCSLNTSAWAGARDPAHGSARITRVPSAAGSETPLSGFAIRSTADVGDSAAAVSSPGYPAKGWYPAGPRSTVLAALLADGVYDDPFVSTNLQKIPKSLFQVPWWYRSDFTVADPAHRTYLDFSGVISAADVYVNGRQVATTADVTGAYTRHELDVTSLVKDGTNTVAFRIQPNNPNKNLTMGWLDWLQPPPDQNMGIVRDVLVRRGGPVALRDAHVVTKLAVPSLETADLTVKAQARNDSDAPVTAEVSGTVAGVTLTRSVELAAHQTRTVTFAPTDTPGLHLTSPKVWWPAGMGGQPLYDLDLTASVGGTASDTAHESFGIRDVRAPLNSDGARQYSINGRRLLIKGGGWSPDEFLRWDRAYVEDRLKYAVDLGLNAIRLEGHIEPDEFFDLADRLGVLTLPGWECCDKWEGQTNPGESGEKWTAADYRVAQASMAAEAARLRDHPSVASFLIGSDAAPDATIEKNYLDALDAADWTVPVVPAASDKSTPQLGSSGMKMTGPYDWVPPGYWYAKREGGATGFNSETSAGPDIPTLDTLRRMMTPAELDTLWKNPDAKQYHRSPSATFGTLKVYDAALTGRYGAPKSLTDYVRKAQLAQYENVRAQYEAYERHQTDASKPSTGVVYWMFNSGWTSLHWQLMDRYLDQGGAYFGAKKANEPLHVQYSYDDRSVAVVNNRHTPVSGLTARATLFNPDGTQKYDRTVTGVSVQGDGAHSTALALPASVSGLASTYLARLTLTDADGREVSRNVYWLSTRSDTLDWAKTDWWHTPTTGYADLTGLSSMAQVPVTATASTTEADGMSTTTVTVRNTGTGKTPSLLTDVHLVDANGRPVLPVRWSDNAVSLWPGESATLTATYRTADLHGSSPQVRVSGWNALDRTVPAGAPEPSVPLSSR; encoded by the coding sequence GTGTTCCCTCGCCGTGCCCCCGGACACCGCCTCGCCACGGCCGCCGTGGCTTTGGGACTGCTCTGCTCACTCAACACCAGCGCCTGGGCCGGGGCCCGCGACCCGGCCCACGGGTCCGCCCGGATCACCCGTGTGCCGTCCGCCGCCGGCTCCGAGACCCCGCTGTCGGGCTTCGCGATCCGGTCGACGGCAGACGTGGGCGACTCCGCGGCGGCGGTCTCCTCCCCCGGCTACCCGGCGAAGGGCTGGTATCCGGCGGGCCCCCGCTCCACGGTCCTGGCCGCGCTGCTCGCCGACGGCGTCTACGACGACCCGTTCGTCTCCACCAACCTCCAGAAGATCCCCAAGTCGCTCTTCCAGGTCCCCTGGTGGTACCGCAGCGACTTCACGGTGGCCGACCCCGCGCACCGCACCTACCTGGACTTCAGCGGGGTGATCTCGGCGGCCGACGTGTACGTGAACGGCCGTCAGGTCGCCACCACCGCCGACGTCACCGGCGCCTACACCCGTCACGAGCTGGACGTCACCTCGCTGGTGAAGGACGGCACGAACACGGTCGCCTTCCGGATCCAGCCCAACAACCCCAACAAGAACCTCACCATGGGCTGGCTCGACTGGCTCCAGCCCCCGCCCGACCAGAACATGGGCATCGTCCGTGACGTCCTGGTCCGGCGCGGCGGTCCGGTCGCGCTGCGCGACGCGCACGTGGTGACCAAGCTCGCGGTGCCGTCCCTCGAGACGGCCGACCTGACGGTGAAGGCACAGGCCCGCAACGACTCGGACGCCCCCGTCACCGCCGAGGTCTCCGGCACCGTCGCCGGGGTGACCCTCACCAGGTCGGTCGAGCTCGCGGCCCACCAGACCAGGACCGTCACCTTCGCCCCCACCGACACGCCGGGGCTGCACCTGACCTCCCCGAAGGTGTGGTGGCCCGCGGGCATGGGCGGCCAGCCCCTCTACGACCTCGACCTCACCGCGTCCGTGGGCGGCACGGCCTCGGACACCGCCCACGAGAGCTTCGGCATCCGGGACGTCCGGGCCCCGCTGAACTCCGACGGCGCCCGCCAGTACTCGATCAACGGCCGCCGGCTGCTGATCAAGGGCGGTGGCTGGTCACCGGACGAGTTCCTGCGGTGGGACCGCGCGTACGTCGAGGACCGGCTCAAGTACGCCGTGGATCTGGGCCTCAACGCCATCCGGCTGGAAGGCCACATCGAGCCCGACGAGTTCTTCGACCTCGCCGACCGCCTCGGCGTCCTCACCCTGCCCGGCTGGGAGTGCTGCGACAAGTGGGAGGGCCAGACCAACCCCGGCGAGAGCGGTGAGAAGTGGACCGCCGCCGACTACCGGGTCGCCCAGGCCTCGATGGCCGCCGAGGCCGCCCGGCTGCGGGACCACCCGAGCGTGGCCTCCTTCCTGATCGGCAGCGACGCCGCGCCCGACGCGACGATCGAGAAGAACTATCTGGACGCCCTGGACGCCGCCGACTGGACCGTCCCGGTGGTGCCCGCCGCCTCCGACAAGTCGACGCCCCAGCTGGGCAGTTCGGGCATGAAGATGACCGGCCCCTACGACTGGGTCCCGCCGGGCTACTGGTACGCCAAGCGCGAGGGCGGCGCCACCGGCTTCAACTCGGAGACCAGCGCGGGACCGGACATCCCCACCCTCGACACCCTGCGCCGGATGATGACCCCGGCCGAACTCGACACCCTCTGGAAGAACCCGGACGCCAAGCAGTACCACCGCTCGCCGTCCGCGACCTTCGGCACCCTGAAGGTCTACGACGCCGCCCTCACCGGCCGCTACGGCGCCCCCAAGAGCCTCACCGACTACGTCAGGAAGGCCCAGCTCGCCCAGTACGAGAACGTCCGCGCCCAGTACGAGGCGTACGAACGCCACCAGACCGACGCCTCGAAGCCGTCCACCGGGGTCGTGTACTGGATGTTCAACAGCGGCTGGACCTCCCTGCACTGGCAGCTGATGGACCGTTACCTGGACCAGGGCGGCGCCTACTTCGGCGCGAAGAAGGCCAACGAGCCGCTGCACGTCCAGTACTCGTACGACGACCGCTCGGTGGCCGTGGTGAACAACCGGCACACGCCGGTCTCGGGGCTCACCGCGCGGGCCACCCTGTTCAACCCCGACGGCACCCAGAAGTACGACAGGACGGTCACCGGTGTCTCGGTCCAGGGCGATGGCGCGCACAGCACCGCGCTCGCGCTGCCGGCGTCGGTGAGCGGGCTGGCGTCCACCTACCTGGCCCGGCTGACGCTGACCGACGCCGACGGCAGGGAGGTGAGCCGCAACGTCTACTGGCTCTCCACCAGGTCCGACACCCTCGACTGGGCGAAGACCGACTGGTGGCACACGCCGACGACGGGCTACGCGGACCTGACCGGGCTGTCCTCGATGGCCCAGGTCCCGGTCACGGCGACGGCGTCGACCACGGAGGCCGACGGCATGTCGACGACCACGGTCACCGTCCGCAACACGGGCACCGGCAAGACCCCGTCCCTGCTGACGGACGTCCATCTGGTCGACGCGAACGGCAGGCCCGTGCTGCCGGTCCGGTGGTCGGACAACGCGGTCAGCCTGTGGCCGGGCGAGTCGGCGACCCTGACGGCCACCTACCGGACCGCCGACCTGCACGGGTCGTCGCCCCAGGTGCGGGTCTCCGGCTGGAACGCGCTGGATCGGACGGTTCCGGCGGGAGCGCCGGAACCGTCCGTCCCGCTCAGCTCACGTTGA
- a CDS encoding hydrolase has product MLGSSRSRHRLTTALAGFGLLVTGAALQVGTAAAPAHAATTYRVLFDDGHAEEAGNADWIISTSKPDPLAQNSSPSSDKDWTGALSSWGVALQKTGSYSLKTATSALTYGGSSTTDLSKFDALVLPEPNTLFTTAEKTAIMNFVKNGGGLFMISDHTGADRNNDGYDAVEILNDLMTNNSVDSTDPFGFSIDSLDISSGYPAAISDSGNAVLHGGFGTVTKSLIADGTTATLKPSDNSAVKGLVYRSGYSGNTGAFFATSTFGSGRVAFWGDSSPIDDGTGQSGNTLYDGWNDSGATNAALALNATAWLTGASSGGGGGGGGGGGGTCTSAQILGNPGFESGNTTWTAGSGIITNSSGEAARTGSYKAWLDGYGSAHTDTLSQSVTIPSGCSATLSFYLHVDTAETTTSTAYDKLTVTAGSTTLATYSNLNAASGYVLKSFDVSSLAGTTATIKFSGVEGSTLQTSFVVDDTALNVS; this is encoded by the coding sequence ATGCTTGGATCCAGCAGATCCCGCCACAGACTCACCACCGCCCTGGCCGGGTTCGGACTGCTCGTCACGGGAGCCGCCCTCCAGGTCGGCACCGCGGCCGCCCCCGCCCACGCGGCCACCACCTACCGCGTCCTGTTCGACGACGGCCACGCCGAGGAGGCCGGCAACGCGGACTGGATCATCTCCACCAGCAAGCCCGACCCGCTCGCCCAGAACTCCTCCCCGTCCTCGGACAAGGACTGGACCGGCGCGCTCTCCTCGTGGGGCGTGGCCCTGCAGAAGACCGGCAGCTACAGCCTGAAGACGGCGACCAGCGCGCTCACGTACGGGGGTTCGTCGACGACCGACCTGTCGAAGTTCGACGCGCTGGTGCTCCCCGAGCCGAACACGCTGTTCACGACCGCCGAGAAGACGGCGATCATGAACTTCGTGAAGAACGGCGGCGGGCTGTTCATGATCTCGGACCACACGGGGGCCGACCGCAACAACGACGGCTACGACGCGGTCGAGATCCTCAACGACCTGATGACGAACAACAGCGTGGACTCGACCGACCCGTTCGGCTTCTCCATCGACTCGCTGGACATCAGTTCCGGCTACCCGGCCGCGATCAGCGACAGCGGCAACGCGGTGCTGCACGGCGGGTTCGGCACGGTCACCAAGAGCCTGATCGCCGACGGGACGACGGCCACGCTGAAGCCCTCCGACAACTCCGCCGTCAAGGGTCTGGTCTACCGCAGCGGTTACTCCGGCAACACCGGCGCCTTCTTCGCCACCAGCACCTTCGGCAGCGGCCGGGTCGCCTTCTGGGGCGACAGCTCGCCCATCGACGACGGCACCGGCCAGTCCGGCAACACGCTGTACGACGGCTGGAACGACAGCGGCGCCACCAACGCCGCCCTCGCCCTCAACGCCACCGCCTGGCTCACCGGCGCGTCCAGCGGCGGTGGCGGTGGCGGTGGCGGGGGTGGCGGTGGCACCTGCACCTCCGCCCAGATCCTCGGCAACCCCGGCTTCGAGTCCGGCAACACCACCTGGACCGCCGGCAGCGGGATCATCACCAACTCCAGCGGCGAGGCGGCCCGCACCGGCTCCTACAAGGCCTGGCTCGACGGCTACGGGTCCGCCCACACCGACACGCTGTCCCAGTCGGTGACCATTCCGTCCGGCTGCTCCGCGACGCTCAGCTTCTACCTGCACGTGGACACCGCGGAGACCACCACGAGCACCGCCTACGACAAGCTGACCGTGACCGCCGGATCCACCACCCTGGCCACGTACTCCAACCTCAACGCGGCCTCCGGATACGTCCTCAAGAGCTTCGACGTCTCCTCCCTGGCCGGTACCACGGCCACCATCAAGTTCTCCGGTGTCGAGGGCTCGACCCTCCAGACCTCGTTCGTCGTCGACGACACCGCGCTCAACGTGAGCTGA
- a CDS encoding GNAT family N-acetyltransferase: MDHRAVLALYDRDMREGAKPDGPGARIERVGAVVRHVADAGGWNGVLWSDLDAATADRAIAAQVEFFAARGQEFEWKVYGHDLPPDLGDRLTAAGFRPEPQETLMIGEVARLSLDTGLPDGVRVVPATDRAGIELVVDVHEKAFGTDGSRLRHQLLTRLADQPDSMVALVALAGDEPVSAARVELVPGARFAGLWGGGTVAQWRGRGVYRALVAHRAQVAAAHGCRYLQVDALPTSRPILERLGFHALTTTTPYLSPV, translated from the coding sequence ATGGATCACCGAGCCGTACTCGCCCTGTACGACCGCGACATGCGCGAGGGTGCCAAGCCCGACGGGCCCGGCGCCCGGATCGAGCGCGTGGGCGCGGTGGTGCGCCACGTGGCGGACGCCGGGGGATGGAACGGCGTCCTCTGGTCGGACCTGGACGCGGCGACCGCGGACCGGGCGATCGCCGCACAGGTCGAGTTCTTCGCCGCCCGCGGGCAGGAGTTCGAGTGGAAGGTCTACGGCCACGACCTGCCGCCGGACCTAGGTGACCGGCTGACCGCGGCCGGGTTCCGGCCGGAGCCGCAGGAGACGCTGATGATCGGTGAGGTCGCCCGGCTGAGCCTCGACACCGGACTGCCGGACGGCGTGCGCGTGGTGCCCGCCACCGACCGGGCGGGCATCGAACTCGTGGTGGACGTGCACGAGAAGGCCTTCGGAACCGACGGTTCGCGGCTGCGCCACCAGCTGCTGACGCGGCTCGCCGACCAGCCGGACAGCATGGTCGCGCTGGTCGCGCTCGCCGGGGACGAGCCGGTCAGCGCGGCCCGGGTGGAGCTGGTGCCCGGGGCGAGGTTCGCCGGTCTGTGGGGCGGCGGCACGGTGGCGCAGTGGCGCGGACGCGGTGTGTACCGTGCCCTCGTCGCCCACCGGGCCCAGGTCGCCGCCGCCCACGGTTGCCGGTACCTCCAGGTGGACGCCTTGCCCACGAGCCGGCCGATCCTCGAACGGCTGGGCTTCCACGCCCTGACCACGACCACCCCGTACCTCTCCCCGGTGTAG
- a CDS encoding GNAT family N-acetyltransferase: protein MTSPAPQDLVVTRATPDDWPVIVGWAADEGWNPGLSDTAAFFAQDPDGFFVGRIDGEPVSAVSVVNHGADYAFLGWYLVRPDLRGQGHGLTTWKTALAHAGNRTVGLDGVVAQQDNYRQSGFELAYRTARFVGEARAAGTPAGVRPARAADLAAVTAYDSACCPADRPRFVAAWLTTPGHRALVRHDGDRLTGYGVIRPGHDTLRIGPLFADTAEDARALFTALTAEAAGGRVAIDVPETSTAGIALAEQAGFTPSFETARMYTGPVRDHARERVFGVTTLELG, encoded by the coding sequence ATGACCTCTCCGGCCCCGCAGGACCTCGTCGTCACCCGGGCCACGCCCGACGACTGGCCGGTGATCGTCGGCTGGGCGGCGGACGAGGGCTGGAACCCCGGTCTGTCGGACACCGCCGCCTTCTTCGCCCAGGACCCCGACGGGTTCTTCGTCGGCCGGATCGACGGCGAACCGGTGTCGGCGGTCTCCGTCGTCAACCACGGCGCCGACTACGCCTTCCTGGGCTGGTACCTGGTCCGCCCCGACCTGCGCGGCCAGGGCCACGGCCTCACCACCTGGAAGACCGCACTCGCCCACGCGGGCAACCGCACCGTCGGCCTGGACGGCGTGGTGGCCCAGCAGGACAACTACCGCCAGTCCGGCTTCGAACTCGCCTACCGCACCGCCCGGTTCGTGGGCGAGGCCCGCGCCGCCGGGACCCCGGCCGGCGTCCGGCCCGCCCGCGCCGCCGACCTGGCCGCCGTCACGGCGTACGACAGCGCCTGCTGCCCGGCCGACCGGCCGCGCTTCGTGGCCGCGTGGCTGACCACCCCCGGGCACCGGGCGCTCGTGCGCCACGACGGCGACCGCCTCACCGGTTACGGCGTGATCCGCCCCGGCCACGACACGCTGCGCATCGGCCCCCTCTTCGCCGACACCGCCGAGGACGCCCGCGCCCTGTTCACCGCCCTCACCGCCGAGGCGGCGGGCGGCCGGGTCGCCATCGACGTACCCGAGACCAGCACGGCGGGGATCGCCCTCGCCGAGCAGGCCGGGTTCACGCCCTCGTTCGAGACCGCCCGCATGTACACCGGCCCGGTCCGCGACCACGCCCGCGAGCGGGTCTTCGGGGTCACCACACTCGAACTGGGCTGA
- a CDS encoding chaplin, producing MKRVTRNGVIAVAAASGAMAVAVPAWADAGADGTAAGSPGVISGNGIQLPVDLPVNVCGNTVNVVGLLNPAAGNTCVNEGGGDATDGAPGGSATSGGATAQGAEEGSPGVISGNGVQLPVDLPVNVSGNSVNVVGALNPATGNTSVNTSGDHPSPPKTSTPEPPVKPPAPPKTPTEPKAHHPAAPPPRATLAHTGADLTGAAAAGSAALLLAGTALHRRFRPGRTH from the coding sequence ATGAAACGGGTTACCCGAAACGGTGTGATCGCAGTCGCTGCCGCCTCTGGGGCGATGGCCGTGGCGGTTCCGGCCTGGGCCGACGCGGGCGCGGACGGTACCGCGGCCGGTTCGCCCGGGGTGATCTCCGGCAACGGCATCCAGTTGCCGGTCGACCTCCCGGTGAACGTGTGCGGGAACACCGTGAACGTGGTGGGGCTCCTGAACCCGGCGGCAGGCAACACCTGCGTGAACGAGGGCGGCGGCGACGCCACCGACGGCGCGCCCGGCGGTTCGGCCACATCCGGTGGCGCGACCGCACAGGGCGCAGAGGAGGGCTCGCCCGGGGTGATCTCCGGCAACGGCGTCCAATTGCCGGTCGACCTCCCGGTGAACGTCAGCGGCAACAGCGTGAACGTGGTCGGCGCCCTGAACCCGGCCACCGGCAACACGTCGGTGAACACCTCGGGGGACCACCCGAGCCCGCCGAAGACCTCAACCCCGGAGCCGCCCGTCAAACCGCCGGCCCCGCCGAAGACCCCCACGGAGCCCAAGGCGCACCACCCCGCCGCGCCGCCGCCCCGGGCCACCCTCGCCCACACCGGCGCGGACCTCACCGGTGCCGCCGCGGCGGGCAGCGCGGCGCTGCTGCTCGCCGGGACCGCCCTGCACCGGCGCTTCCGCCCGGGCCGGACGCACTGA